One Fusarium musae strain F31 chromosome 6, whole genome shotgun sequence DNA segment encodes these proteins:
- a CDS encoding hypothetical protein (EggNog:ENOG41), with protein sequence MKIWWALLIHDKWLSLSHGTPPLISPTLNDVPQPLVEHLCGEGNSSEQVLNASVYIALVGLTEVLDLHLRHVHQFSLSDESTDTTHLELALNNWIETLSDEIRRVVIRGNNLTIPGAANLRLSYLTVRLLLQRIELEAEKRVRDTEDSRLLNRYMQARRTAEDILILTQELQPEHLADCWLPSSAFAFSTTVSFLLRCALETENSTAGLVQSSSLKIASDLLSSLREHKEKNAWDLGDICLAQHADVVEKLRAMTPPEDSSAEEVLDFSSFAMAESSYLDQLFPSLWDPLQNVW encoded by the exons ATGAAGATATGGTGGGCTCTGTTGATCCACGATAAATG GCTGAGTCTTTCACATGGAACCCCGCCGCTTATCTCTCCGACTCTAAACGATGTGCCCCAGCCTCTCGTCGAACACCTTTGTGGAGAGGGAAATTCTTCAGAGCAGGTTCTCAATGCTTCAGTGTATATTGCCCTTGTTGGCTTGACCGAGGTTCTGGACTTACACCTGAGACATGTCCATCAATTCAGCCTTTCAGATGAATCCACAGATACGACACATCTAGAGTTAGCTCTGAATAATTGGATAGAGACTCTAAGTGACGAGATCCGACGGGTCGTCATTCGTGGAAACAACCTAACAATTCCTGGTGCTGCCAACCTTCGGCTGTCATATCTGACAGTCAGACTCTTATTGCAGAGAATCGAacttgaagctgagaagcgAGTGCGTGATACAGAGGATAGCCGCCTACTGAACCGTTATATGCAAGCCCGGAGAACTGCAGAGGACATTCTCATCTTGACTCAGGAATTGCAGCCTGAACATTTGGCTGATTGCTGGTTGCCAAGCAGCGCTTTTGCATTTTCGACAACCGTTAGCTTCCTTCTCCGATGCGCGCTGGAGACAGAAAACTCAACAGCCGGATTGGTTCAGAGCAGCTCATTAAAGATAGCCTCGGACTTATTGTCGTCTCTTCGTGAAcacaaagagaagaatgcTTGGGATTTGGGTGACATATGTTTGGCCCAACATgcggatgttgttgagaagctacGTGCCATGACTCCGCCTGAAGACTCGAGTGCTGAAGAGGTTTTGGACTTTTCTAGCTTTGCAATGGCGGAGTCTTCTTACCTCGACCAGCTTTTCCCAAGTTTATGGGATCCTCTGCAGAATGTGTGGTGA